In one window of Plasmodium berghei ANKA genome assembly, chromosome: 14 DNA:
- a CDS encoding fam-b protein, which translates to MKVRILKYVLFSIIICSFEYAKNELYFVNDRRVYLERNVINFRNNRILEEAENQIGLNGFYESALSLVDQFNEYNSDFEEITYNRNIIDSHIKKHKENNTLPDLNIVDKEAKKLINELRAEIEEVKKAIDNKMNGELEIQPMHDKKIIKKDENSSVSEREGFKKSKSFEKQLRTVNNKFKDKYYKIKSSKNYMKFLINKNIIKDKGKLQKLMMLSATILAVAIASGTMNILLLLAPVGFLIFRKLWRSMKHKLKLRKI; encoded by the exons atgaaagtccgtattttaaaatatgttcttttttcaattattatttgttctTTTGAATATGCCAAAAAT GAACTATACTTTGTAAACGATAGAAGGGTGTACCTTGAAAGGaatgtaataaattttagAAATAATAGGATATTAGAAGAAGCAGAGAACCAAATTGGTTTAAATGGCTTTTATGAATCAGCTTTGAGTCTTGTAGATCAATTTAATGAATACAACAGTGATTTCGAAGAAATAACATATAATCGAAATATTATAGATTCACATATAAAGAAgcataaagaaaataatacattacCCGATTTAAATATTGTAGATAAGGAAGCTAAAAAGTTAATCAATGAACTTCGAGCAGAAATAGAAGAAGTAAAAAAAGCgattgataataaaatgaatggTGAATTAGAAATACAGCCGATgcatgataaaaaaataataaaaaaagatgaaaatagtTCTGTATCAGAACGTGAaggttttaaaaaatcgaaaagTTTTGAAAAACAATTGAGGactgtaaataataaatttaaagataaatattataaaattaaatcaagtaaaaattatatgaaattcctgattaataaaaatattataaaagatAAAGGAAAATTACAAAAGTTGATGATGTTGTCTGCTACAATTTTGGCGGTGGCAATAGCATCAGGAACAATGAACATACTATTACTACTTGCACCGGTTGggtttttaatatttaggAAATTGTGGAGATCCATGAaacataaattaaaattacgaaaaatataa
- a CDS encoding cytoadherence linked asexual protein, putative, translating to MVSIRNIMKIALVALGVIIGNTFCHSTEDNVKELKYMIDNKGLYDDLMKLQRELIVSLESDEIKLPKATSESREYFDISKFKLIKCNDVDEIGDSVEYVVPEEHTGLEDIIKYENIAKCEGIKKYRGENSNLIKRKMILIRGLKIAKLMVLSMDLYRETSDFKKALKGVNDALHGEEGEVISKNGGLNKEGGSDKYLDMLMHDIDKKTLFEMDGGFFTTDGSFEFGNNLDLIARQHRIRLFQLIGPHFPALGHFVTLSLALKNYENFFEKGKGHFISWQKLLSFNMSDRFKALDLMCNVEGKYDIQKKRRMTYLEQNRKGSFDECNILEFLIHYFNKYQLSLISRTYDDEFQSYYLLEHKDMKEEFFRFMCNGSKNCNIYNSDNFLSNENDDNKVVLKKLESFNANAPFNVKDNFSVFANNYMDFSPKQIVYTHFYNLAGILNNEIGAYVGSLYLPGYYNTIQLSFDDERTLKEQFKNLIKCVVKCNSYDKQNKSSKKSKKLAIKEEKIVSKCNICKGAFDIMTWKNENGLSMVEKFYNYVTKVIETQTLGNIMSNMNIYDEYDNFLSNDLNWYTFLFLLRLTSYKNIHETTVSEAMYMDLKDEDTQVKTMVTDHWYPSCIKRAYTLYVKAHVAPDLLSVLEGLLKPDTIEKMKKVVQYVIHVNSFMQLDFFHALNEPVLGTFRKNPLSRDLESQFVQWHNEISSGYFFLHYDNPSRKNEFYKKPHSQRFVVPKYSELVEVFKRYIKNGYESYFKQRHVKNLIELHDTFNINNKIMMMRDSYELYLNHYKDTIFFAEPFIINKYLSLVPKVRRITERLNFIFHYTPGNAYNFYKYGMIYGFRLNKEYLKEVGEELVSVYKANKETFSDVTFLQTLYLLCKKLEISAGSHRRNDSTSISNIFMLNVSKYYSRLSKEERINEIDNSMKSKFLAKTLYSVLHTTFSVKINKNLDKLDKDYAKAKLIELSADENAYFTYAYAYYGSIIDSITNSLMPLYAKKPITQLRYGKTFIFANYFGFAAQIYGILNLNNMKMLFEHQAIASANSYSIEKMSQYLAKKYVSIVVYFGVLRGYDVSTYPSELTFLSNVLFKSTFFHVSMYFTMHIGTLLWLESGRVLPRPIYNELQDQTSDMFIQEPPEKGPLHSFGKDFVFGMVTAFTFLFSVYTIFRWYAFYTNVVYFFIMPVRLFSSYHRPFQNKFSTVTIDIMKSITADPILKLMNKILRSMKSRNEYNEIMNARLNDTNFKRFIEGKRSSAIMPSMTQMMDLDRMTYTLYKDDNVFFDGVSKEEEFLNQRSII from the exons ATGGTGTCAATTCGTAATATAATGAAGATCGCCCTTGTTGCACTGGGGGTGATAATTGGGAATACGTTTTGTCATTCCACTGAAGATAATGTTAAAGAATTAAAGTATATGATTGATAACAAAGGTTTATATGATGATTTAATGAAATTGCAACGTGAATTAATAGTATCGTTAGAATctgatgaaataaaattaccAAAAGCAACGAGTGAATCTAGGgaatattttgatatttctAAGTTTAagttaataaaatgtaatGATGTTGATGAAATTGGTGATAGTGTTGAATACGTTGTACCAGAGGAGCATACAGGTTTGGaggatataataaaatatgagaATATTGCAAAGTGTGAGGGGATAAAGAAGTACAGGGGAGAGAATTCGAATTTGATTAAGAGAAAGATGATACTTATAAGAGGTTTGAAAATAGCAAAATTGATGGTTTTGAGTATGGATTTGTATAGAGAAACGAGTGATTTTAAAAAGGCTCTAAAGGGGGTGAATGATGCATTACATGGTGAAGAGGGTGAAGTGATAAGTAAAAATGGTGGATTAAATAAAGAGGGGGGAAGTGATAAGTACTTGGATATGTTGATGCATGATATTGATAAGAAAACATTGTTTGAGATGGATGGTGGATTTTTTACAACGGATGGAAGCTTTGAGTTTGGGAATAATTTGGATCTGATTGCAAGGCAACACAGGATAAGATTGTTTCAGTTGATCGGTCCCCACTTCCCAG CACTTGGGCACTTTGTTACGCTGTCATTGGCGCTCAAAAACTATGAAAACTTTTTCGAAAAGGGAAAGGGGCATTTTATAAGCTGGCAAAAGCTTCTGAGCTTTAACATGTCAGACAGATTCAAGGCACTTGACCTAATGTGCAATGTCGAAggaaaatatgatatacaaaaaaaaagaagaatgACTTATTTAGAGCAAAATAGAAAGGGATCATTTGATGAATGCAATATTTTagaatttttaattcattattttaataaatatcaatTGTCTTTAATTTCGAGGACGTATGATGATGAATTTCAGTCGTATTACCTTTTGGAACATAAAGATATGAAAGAAGAATTTTTTAGATTTATGTGTAATGGTTCAAAGAattgtaatatatacaatagCGATAATTTCTTGAGCAATGAgaatgatgataataagGTTGTGTTGAAAAAATTGGAGTCGTTTAATGCAAATGCACCTTTTAATGTGAAGGACAATTTTTCGGTTTTTGCGAACAATTATATGGATTTTTCCCCGAAGCAAATAGTGTACACGCACTTCTATAATCTGGCAGGGATACTGA aTAACGAAATTGGGGCGTATGTAGGTTCTTTGTACCTACCTGGATATTACAATA CGATCCAACTCAGCTTTGACGATGAGCGAACTTTGAAGGAGCAATTCAAGAATTTAATCAAAt GTGTTGTGAAATGTAACTCATATGACAAACAAAACAAATCTTCAAAGAAATCAAAGAAATTAGCAATTAAggaagaaaaaatagtatCCAAATGTAACATTTGCAAAGGAGCTTTTGATATTATGACTtggaaaaatgaaaacgGCTTATCAATGGttgaaaaattttataattatgttaCAAAAGTAATTGAAACTCAAACGCTAGGAAATATAATGAgcaatatgaatatttatgaCGAATATGATAACTTTTTATCAAATGATTTAAATTGGTAcacatttttgtttttgcTTCGATTAACAAGCTATAAAA ATATTCATGAAACAACTGTAAGTGAAGCTATGTATATGGACTTGAAAGATGAAGACACGCAAGTTAAAACAATGGTGACAGATCATTGGTATCCATCTTGCATAAAAAGGGCTTATACATTATATGTAAAGGCACACGTAGCTCCGGACCTCTTATCAG tgTTGGAAGGCTTATTAAAACCCGATACAATTgaaaagatgaaaaagGTTGTGCAATACGTTATACACGTAAACTCTTTTATGCAACTAGATTTTTTCCACGCATTAAATGAGCCAGTACTTGGAACATTCAGAAAAAACCCTCTATCTAGGGATCTTGAATCTCAATTTGTTCAATGGCATAATGAAATATCTTCAGGATACTTCTTTTTACATTATGATAATCCATctagaaaaaatgaattttataaaaaaccGCATTCACAAAGATTTGTAGTTCCTAAATATAGCGAATTAGTAGAAGTATTTAAgagatatattaaaaatggtTATGAATCTTATTTTAAACAGAGACATGTAAAGAATTTGATAGAATTACATGATACAtttaacataaataataaaataatgatgatgaGAGATTCGTACGAATTATACTTAAATCATTATAAggatacaattttttttgcagAACCAttcattataaataaatatttatcattagTTCCAAAAGTGCGCAGAATAACTGAAAGgcttaattttatatttcattatacACCAGGAAATGCTTACAACTTTTACAAATATGGTATGATTTACGGGTTTAGGCTGAACAAAGAGTACTTAAAAGAAGTGGGTGAGGAACTAGTCTCCGTTTATAAAGCAAACAAGGAAACATTCAGTGATGTGACTTTCCTGCAGACGCTGTACTTGTTGTGCAAGAAACTCGAAATTAGCGCTGGGTCTCACAGGCGTAATGACTCGACG AGCATTAGCAACATTTTCATGCTAAACGTTTCGAAGTATTACTCGCGATTAAGTAAAGAGGAACGAATTAATGAAATTGACAATAGCATGAAATCCAAGTTTTTGGCGAAGACGCTATACTCCGTTCTGCATACAACGTTCTCtgtaaaaattaacaaaaatcTTGATAAGTTGGACAAAGATTATGCAAAGGCGAAATTAATTGAGCTTTCTGCGGATGAAAATGCTTATTTCACGTATGCGTATGCATATTATGGTAGCATAATTGATAGCATAACGAACAGCTTGATGCCCTTATATGCGAAGAAACCCATTACACAACTGCGTTATGGAaaaacttttatttttgcgAATTATTTTGGATTTGCAGCACAGATATACGGAATTCTTAAtcttaataatatgaaaatgttGTTTGAGCATCAAGCAATTGCATCGGCGAACAGCTATTCCATTGAGAAGATGTCACAATACTTggcaaaaaaatatgtatcgATTGTTGTATACTTTGGTGTGCTCAGGGGTTACGATGTGAGTACTTATCCATCAGAATTGACATTTTTGAgtaatgtattatttaagAGTACTTTTTTCCATGTTTCAATGTACTTCACTATGCATATAGGTACTCTTCTATGGTTAGAAAGTGGAAGGGTGCTACCAAGGCCAATTTACAACGAACTACAGGATCAGACGAGTGATATGTTTATACAAGAACCACCAGAGAAAGGGCCATTGCATTCATTCGGCAAAGATTTTGTATTTGGCATGGTTACCGCGTTTACTTTTCTGTTTTCAGTTTATACTATTTTCCGTTGGTATGCATTTTACACGAATGTGGTATACTTCTTTATTATGCCAGTAAGGCTTTTCAGTTCTTATCATAGACCTTTCCAAAATAAGTTTTCCACAGTCACAATAGATATTATGAAAAGTATAACGGCAGATCCAATTTTAAAGTTgatgaacaaaatattgCGAAGCATGAAAAGTAGAAACGAGTACAACGAGATTATGAATGCTAGATTAAATGacacaaattttaaaagattTATAGAGGGAAAGCGAAGTAGTGCAATCATGCCGAGTATGACACAAATGATGGATTTAGATAGAATGACCTATACATTGTATAAAGATGACAACGTGTTCTTTGATGGCGTGAGTAAGGAGGAAGAGTTCCTGAACCAAAGGAGCATAATATAA
- a CDS encoding early transcribed membrane protein: MNTLNVFFVFYVLYITTFFFNPCFCEDTDYYSETNDNSLKNIDTAIGKKKGKKSVAIALLSSGLVASIIGVLYYMYKSHNRGRHDWNKDFNFPFFNKQIEYEQPDGEKPSTSTKYKEPLGINKVNIKGKLKENNNDIDIPLKRFNIFMDNVKLAAQHHFNDLSNEQHKYLINDYDYLRKIVQTLDESRDVNISKAQEDIAVLGVEHFLKEQYQQKLI, translated from the coding sequence ATGAACACCCTCAATGtctttttcgttttttatgtgttatatattactacatttttttttaacccTTGTTTTTGTGAGGATACAGACTATTATTCAGAAACAAATGATAATTCGTTAAAAAACATTGATACTGCtataggaaaaaaaaaagggaagAAATCAGTTGCAATTGCTTTGTTATCATCAGGACTGGTGGCAAGTATTATTGGGGtactttattatatgtataaatcTCATAATAGGGGAAGACATGATTGGAATAAAGATTTTAATTTTCCTTTCtttaataaacaaatagaATATGAACAACCTGATGGAGAAAAGCCAAGCACTagtacaaaatataaagaaccATTAGGGATAAATaaagtaaatataaaaggaaaattaaaagaaaacaatAATGATATTGATATTCCTTTGAAAAggtttaatatatttatggaTAATGTGAAACTAGCTGCTCAACACCACTTCAACGATTTGTCAAATGAAcaacataaatatttaatcaATGATTACGATTATTTAAGGAAAATTGTCCAGACTTTAGATGAAAGTAGGGAtgttaatatttcaaaagCCCAAGAAGATATCGCAGTTTTAGGTGTGGAGCATTTTCTTAAAGAACAATATcaacaaaaattaatataa
- a CDS encoding deoxyhypusine hydroxylase, putative codes for MIEGKIGPRVIKYEDSTNKNFIRKYLIDVKNEFIEKQMRALYECREVYKDDVDEVLNILTYALENNDSVLLRHEIAYVIGQISNEKSNDLLIKLLSDKEENLMVRHEAAEGLAAIGSDSNIEVIQRFINDEQIEVRETCELALSSLIEKNKYTVCSCSNKNIIKDAIKEKRSEEFVSKKFNTIDPIVFTLNSNDNFVKLIEDLNNVNNPLKLRYEALFKLRDMESEDSINALGEALLRDKKSAIFRHEVAFVLGQALRLNSLKYLLSSLKNDKEHEMVRHEAALALGSLGSLNLNSKEYKDAQDVIINTLKNYSKDGCRVVAESCLVGLDYIAENLNIAIEIN; via the coding sequence atgattgaAGGTAAAATAGGACCGCgagtaataaaatatgaagatagcacaaataaaaattttataaggaaatatttaatagatgttaaaaatgaatttatagaaaaacaaatgaGAGCATTATATGAGTGTCGAGAAGTATATAAAGATGATGTAGATGAAGTACTAAATATTCTTACTTATGctttagaaaataatgacaGCGTTTTATTAAGGCATGAAATTGCATATGTAATAGGGCAAATAAGTAATGAAAAATCTAATGAtcttttaattaaattgttaagtgataaagaagaaaatttaatgGTTAGGCATGAAGCTGCTGAAGGGTTAGCCGCAATTGGTAGCGATTCAAATATAGAAGTTATACAAAGATTTATAAACGATGAACAAATAGAAGTTAGAGAAACTTGTGAATTAGCTTTAAGTTCattaattgaaaaaaataaatacacaGTGTGTTCATGttctaataaaaatattataaaggatgcaataaaagaaaaaagaagTGAAGAATTTGtttctaaaaaatttaatacaATTGATCCAATTGTATTTACATTAAATAGTAATGATAACTTTGTCAAATTAATTGAagatttaaataatgttaATAATCCTTTAAAATTGCGATATGAAGCGTTATTTAAATTGAGAGACATGGAATCAGAGGATTCTATAAATGCTTTAGGGGAAGCTTTATTAAGAGACAAAAAATCAGCCATTTTTAGGCATGAGGTTGCATTCGTACTAGGGCAAGCATTACGTTTAaattctttaaaatatttattgtcATCTTTGAAAAATGACAAAGAGCATGAAATGGTAAGGCATGAAGCTGCTTTAGCATTAGGTTCTTTAGGAAgcttaaatttaaattcgAAAGAATATAAAGATGCGCAAGATGTTATTATAAAcactttaaaaaattattcaaaGGATGGCTGCAGGGTTGTTGCCGAAAGTTGTTTGGTTGGGCTAGATTATATAGCGGAAAATTTGAACATTGcaatagaaataaattaa
- a CDS encoding ATP-dependent RNA helicase DHR1, putative: MEYENCESGSKYINKVENFEKNELETDVLSQNKELTRKERKQLEYEERNRKKKEKQIKKIKKIITKCNIKSLDGLKNNALINNNDLSQICENKDQSTSITKREHTKQKFNNGLDEHAENLNRKQTVDNKNNSKSKGQNNISGLCLNSHLQSLGILSKKQIMKTLKNKLKKNKESEKKLLFKKIEQFNLNNKGHNIMTHTNVKDKREKNQEHLDKLLKAYEQMNIDLPNNLKIAKNKLEARKKRLLKCINKKELESIVEQEENNPPKKSKVIKQFNHKKQNDQSEGSKSNDLASENNDENLEDNHTEISKDDSVTSSINFYNEEGKILYQNGSGQKEIQSIEIKEYERIDEGNDNVNEKDKIRERKILYERVNINRNENIEKLRSSLPVVGYEQEIIEAILNHDVVFISGDTGCGKSTQVPQFAYEYGFSTNNYLIGITEPRKIAVKSISNRLNEELNIKDVAGYQVRFEKSNFLKNSKIKVMTEGILLKEIMSDFVLSKYSIIILDEAHERSINMDLILGFLSIICKIRKEKYFAYKSDIIPLKVIIMSATITDNNLFENKIFTDYTSINIPTDKVPVVDHFLSYTPKNYVEEAKKKIIQIHKKLPPGSILVFLTSQEEIYQLYNALNNLKMTKEIIENTTFSENSKKHIESNPDENLEIFDLPEEKNTENERISFFVKDQDENKEKTIIFDASDDEDSDSEEGDANNKVDGNENDTENYFKNNFESKETSKNEEISFNSSEQISKNQNSPKIPSDNDTNAYVYTEKEISSERNEIETFEKEVCSFDENIPQNSHFDSDQKTYGKTENDQNNELSNVTDDTDQNDQNSNDKKNVKNSYKENKSEKSKKESTIWKGSDGSGKLTVYKLYSNLPIKKQMQLFNNPKDNERVCILSTNIAETSLTLPNIRYVIDSGKEKKKIYSAVNDYSYYIIDNISKSSALQRKGRAGRVLHLLKNNKKNKKKIEMEKGHVYKLYSSNYYNYFFKNNTDVPILNYPLDSLILYLLSFKIENVEKFPFINKPDHSKFQEARKRLIYFNCIYFGYKDIEFLFKNLSDKIASKQGIQNHVNMFNPQNKKGITLVGNFILSSPISIRYAKILTDVCLKSLSIKNTSAIPLACLLVSCLYLESIFSYDYKLSLKYKNSKKKKKRKQTNGNDDNNKSANGSISKSNNILMNLILKKNNDQRDQSDGSDSYDYSSHEDNNSSYQNSNNGEKSISMIEEYKSNFSNDIDFYLNLCITFYFSKERDQFCYNMKLDKKKMDELLKLSNHLMKIINFKLNHNITFDMLEKDISPVSKKIIYYAIFQGFIDHLAIRSDLIHNEYTRNLQIKNYNNKKAYFTQNINTPIYINSNSALYKNRPYPQYILYNYIMKNKNSYLMFDCLNISDSDLGKIRNVCIYINGYEKIPPPTYDMEKDKIIVCARPIYLLASHHLSIITKELNENDIAFYNYIALFILNGSMFPKMLKFQKFYSHTASNIINCSTQNIKRFIVELKNNKINNRASIISKWEKKNSFLKQEFMSLIANKITKYDEKLINSSWPPID, encoded by the exons ATGGAATATGAAAACTGCGAATCAGGTAgtaagtatataaataaagtagaaaactttgaaaaaaatgaactgGAAACGGATGTATTATCACAAAATAAGGAATTAACAAGAAAAGAGCGAAAACAGTTAGAATATGAAGAAcgaaatagaaaaaaaaaagaaaaacaaataaagaaaataaaaaaaataattactAAATGTAATATAAAATCTTTGGATGGTTTGAAAAACAATGCATTAATTAATAACAATGATTTATCCCAGATttgtgaaaataaagatcAATCAACTTCGATTACAAAAAGAGAACATACTAAGCAAAAGTTTAACAATGGCTTAGATGAACATGCAGAAAACTTAAACAGAAAACAAACTGTTGACAATAAGAATAACAGTAAATCAAAAGggcaaaataatataagtgGTCTTTGTTTGAATAGCCATTTGCAATCTCTAGGTATATTAtcgaaaaaacaaataatgaaaacattaaaaaataaacttaaaaaaaacaaggAATCAGAGAAAAAATtgctttttaaaaaaatagagcAATTTAACTTAAATAATAAGGGTCATAACATTATGACACACACCAATGTTAAAGataaaagagaaaaaaatcaaGAACACTTAGATAAATTGCTCAAGGCATATGAACAAATGAATATCGATTTACCAAACAATCTAAAAATcgcaaaaaataaactgGAAGCGCGAAAGAAAAGGCTTTTAAagtgtataaataaaaaagaattagAATCTATAGTTGAACAAGAAGAAAACAATCCCCCCAAAAAATCGAAAGTgataaaacaatttaatcataaaaaacaaaatgacCAGAGTGAAGGAAGTAAAAGTAACGATCTAGCAAGcgaaaataatgatgagAATTTAGAAGATAATCATACAGAAATATCTAAAGATGATAGTGTTACAAGTTCTATCAACTTTTACAATGAAGAAGGAAAGATACTATATCAAAATGGCAGTGGTCAAAAAGAAATTCAAAGTATTGAAATTAAAGAATATGAACGAATAGATGAAGGGAATGACAAtgtaaatgaaaaagataaaattcGCGAAAGAAAAATCCTTTACGAACGTGTAAACATAAAtagaaatgaaaatatagaaaaactTAGGTCATCATTACCTGTTGTAGGTTATGAACAAGAAATAATTGAAGCCATACTAAACCATGATGTTGTTTTTATAAGCGGAGATACAGGGTGTGGAAAGTCAACACAAGTTCCACAGTTTGCATATGAATATGGTTTTTCCactaataattatttaattggCATAACAGAGCCTAGAAAAATTGCTGTTAAAAGTATTTCAAATCGATTAAACgaagaattaaatattaaagatGTTGCCGGATATCAAGTTAGATTTGAAAAAtcgaattttttaaaaaatagtaaaattaAAGTTATGACTGAAGGAATATTgttaaaagaaattatgagcgattttgttttatcaaaatatagtATCATAATATTAGATGAAGCTCATGAACGAAGTATAAATATGGATCTAATTTTAGGGTTTTTATCTATAATATGTAAAAttagaaaagaaaaatattttgcatATAAATCAGATATTATTCCCCTAAAAGTTATAATAATGTCTGCTACCATTACTGATAATAAtctttttgaaaataaaatattcacaGATTACACTTCGATTAATATACCAACTGATAAAGTCCCAGTTGTAGATCATTTTCTGTCATATACcccaaaaaattatgttgaagaagctaaaaaaaaaattatacaaattcataaaaaacTTCCCCCAGGAAGTATATTAGTTTTCTTAACAAGCCAGGAAGAAATTTATCAATTATATAACGCtcttaataatttaaaaatgactaaagaaattatagaaaatacAACTTTTTCtgaaaatagtaaaaaacatatagaAAGTAATCCAGATGAAAATTTAGAGATATTCGATTTACccgaagaaaaaaatactgAAAATGAGCGAATAAGCTTTTTCGTTAAAGATcaagatgaaaataaagaaaaaacaattatattCGATGCATCAGATGATGAAGATAGTGACAGTGAGGAGGGTGatgcaaataataaagttGATGGCAATGAAAACGATACTGAAAActatttcaaaaataattttgaatcGAAAGAAACTTcgaaaaatgaagaaataagCTTTAATTCTTCTGAacaaatatcaaaaaatcaaaattcGCCCAAAATTCCAAGTGACAATGATACAAatgcatatgtatatacagaaaaagaaataagtAGCGAACGTAACGAAATTGAAACTTTCGAAAAAGAAGTTTGCTcatttgatgaaaatatacCCCAAAACAGTCATTTTGATAGCGATCAAAAAACATATGGAAAAACTGAAAACGACCAAAATAATGAGCTTTCAAATGTCACCGATGATACTGATCAGAACGATCAAAATAGCaatgacaaaaaaaacgtgaaaaattcatataagGAAAACAAAAGTGAAAAATCTAAAAAAGAATCAACCATATGGAAAGGAAGTGATGGATCAGGTAAACTTACAGTCTATAAACTATATTCTAATTTACCTATCAAAAAACAAATgcaattatttaataaccCTAAGGATAACGAACGAGTATGTATTTTAAGTACAAATATTGCAGAAACATCTCTCACTTTACCAAACATTCGTTATGTTATTGACTCtggaaaagaaaaaaaaaaaatatattcagcAGTCAACGATTAttcttattatattattgataACATAAGCAAAAGTTCAGCACTTCAAAGAAAAGGGCGGGCTGGTCGAGTATTACatttattgaaaaataataaaaaaaataagaagaAAATAGAAATGGAAAAGGGGCATGTATATAAACTATATTcttcaaattattataattatttttttaaaaataatactgaTGTCCCAATTTTAAATTACCCTCTTGATTCATTGATCTTATATTTGTTAAGCtttaaaattgaaaatgttgaaaagtttccatttattaataaaccAGATCATTCTAAATTTCAAGAAGCTCGAAAAAGattgatatatttcaattgtatatattttgggTATAAAGATATTgaatttctttttaaaaatcTAAGTGATAAAATAGCTTCAAAACAAGGAATTCAAAATCAtgtaaatatgtttaatccacaaaataaaaaaggaattaCACTTGTAggaaattttattttatcttcaCCAATCAGTATTAGATATGCTAAAATTTTAACCGATGTTTGTTTAAAATCAttatctataaaaaatactagTGCAATTCCGTTAGCTTGTCTTTTAGTCTCTTGCTTGTATCTCGaatcaattttttcatatgaCTATAAACTCagtttaaaatataaaaacagcaaaaaaaaaaaaaaaagaaagcaAACAAATGGAAAcgatgataataataaatctgCTAATGGAAGCATTAGCAAATCAAATAACATTTTAATGAacttaattttaaaaaagaacaATGACCAAAGGGATCAATCTGATGGTTCAGATTCTTACGACTATAGTTCCCATGAAGATAATAATTCATCATATCAAAATTCGAATAATGGTGAAAAAAGCATAAGCATGATTGAAGAATATAAGTCCAATTTTAGTAATGATattgatttttatttaaacttATGTAtcactttttatttttcaaaggAAAGAGATCaattttgttataatatgaaattagataaaaaaaaaatggatgaACTACTTAAACTTTCAAAtcatttaatgaaaataattaattttaaactTAATCATAATATTACTTTTGATATGTTGGAAAAAGATATATCACCagtatcaaaaaaaattatttactaTGCAATTTTTCAAGGGTTCATAGATCATTTGGCAATACGTTCTGACTTAATACACAATGAGTATACAAGAAACttgcaaataaaaaattataacaataaaaaagcatattttactcaaaatattaacactcctatatatattaattcgAATTCCGccttatataaaaatag GCCATACccacaatatatattatacaattatattatgaagaataaaaattcatatcTCATGTTTGATTGCCTAAATATTAGTGATTCAGACTTGGGGAAAATAAGAAATGTTTGTATTTACATTAATggatatgaaaaaattccACCACCTACATACGATATGGAAAAGGACAAAATTATTGTTTGCGCAAGACCTATATATTTGCTCGCTTCTCATCATTTATctataataacaaaagaattaaatgaaaatgatattgccttttataattatattgccttatttatattgaaTGGGTCAATGTTTCCAAAAATGCTCAAGTTccaaaaattttattcacATACTGCAAGTAACATTATTAATTGCAGTACACAAAATATTAAGAGGTTTATAGtggaattaaaaaataacaaaattaataatag gGCGAGCATAATATCCAaatgggaaaaaaaaaatagcttTTTAAAGCAAGAGTTTATGTCATTGATtgcaaataaaattacCAAATACGATGAGAAACTTATTAATAGTTCGTGGCCGCCTATAGACTGA